From Calothrix sp. PCC 6303, a single genomic window includes:
- a CDS encoding RNA-guided endonuclease InsQ/TnpB family protein, protein MKNVAKVRIYPTIEQKHLLSKAFGCARWYWNNSLNATNELYKQTGKGLSQIGMNSRLPALKKEFEWLGETYSQVLQSVSLNLSRAFVNFFEARVSFPKFKSKHDKQSIQYPQYVEIVDDKSLKFPGKLGIIPAKIHRTFDGKIKTVTVSMNCAGKYYASLLFDDGLPDIEIKSEGKAVGIDVGLTHFAVTSDGSKFDNPKHLKKRERNLKRKQQKLCRKQKGSIRRSKARRILEHQSSRSS, encoded by the coding sequence ATGAAAAACGTTGCCAAAGTCAGAATTTATCCAACTATCGAGCAAAAGCATCTGCTATCAAAAGCTTTTGGTTGCGCTCGTTGGTATTGGAATAATTCACTCAACGCAACAAATGAACTCTATAAACAAACAGGCAAGGGCTTATCTCAGATTGGGATGAATAGCCGACTACCTGCACTAAAAAAAGAGTTTGAATGGCTTGGTGAAACTTATAGCCAGGTGCTACAAAGTGTCTCCCTAAATCTATCGAGAGCATTTGTAAACTTCTTTGAAGCAAGGGTATCATTCCCAAAATTCAAATCAAAGCACGATAAACAGTCAATTCAGTATCCCCAATACGTCGAAATTGTTGATGATAAGTCACTCAAGTTTCCTGGGAAGTTAGGTATTATTCCTGCAAAGATTCACCGTACATTTGATGGAAAGATAAAAACCGTCACAGTTAGCATGAATTGTGCAGGAAAATATTATGCTTCTTTGCTGTTTGACGACGGATTGCCAGATATTGAAATCAAATCAGAAGGGAAAGCTGTTGGCATTGATGTTGGACTAACGCATTTTGCGGTTACGTCTGATGGTTCTAAATTTGACAATCCCAAACACTTAAAGAAACGAGAAAGAAACCTCAAACGCAAGCAACAAAAGTTGTGCCGCAAACAAAAAGGTTCAATACGACGTTCTAAAGCCCGTCGCATCCTAGAGCACCAGTCCAGTAGAAGTAGTTGA
- a CDS encoding IS4 family transposase yields the protein MLDILSLLQCFLPQINATTMKQLNQIILAMLAMSGRVTMLGISRWTGSGGSYRTMLRFFHTVIPWATLFWLFFRKHLFRANEVYLLAGDEVVVSKSGKKTYGLDRFFSSLVSKPISGLSFFTLSLVSVEQRHSFPIQIEQVIKNDIEKSSVSLRPEIKAKEKRGRGRPKGSKNKNKTEVILTSELLRIKKMINELVKLVANFIPLTYLVLDGHFGNNNALQMARQVNLHIISKLRHDSALYIPYQNPDPNHRSRRKYGDKLDWRNISDEYLRQSSIEEDIQTDSYQATLLHKEFAQSLNVVILVKTNLKTNARSHVILFSSDLKLSSEKIIDYYKLRFQIEFNFRDAKQFWGLEDFMNIGQTAVTNAANLAFFMVNLSHHLLADFRILNPDSGIIDLKAHYRGFRYVHEILKMLPEIPEPILLTQIFAKLTSLGRIHHVSTGVESS from the coding sequence ATGCTTGACATTTTATCATTGTTACAATGCTTCCTGCCGCAGATAAACGCTACAACGATGAAGCAATTGAACCAAATAATCTTGGCAATGTTAGCGATGAGCGGGCGAGTCACTATGTTGGGAATTTCTCGTTGGACAGGTAGTGGTGGTAGTTATCGGACGATGTTGAGATTTTTTCATACGGTAATCCCTTGGGCGACATTGTTTTGGCTATTTTTCCGCAAGCATTTGTTCCGTGCGAATGAGGTGTATTTACTTGCAGGAGATGAAGTTGTAGTAAGTAAATCCGGGAAAAAAACTTATGGGTTGGATAGATTCTTTTCCAGCCTAGTAAGTAAGCCAATATCAGGGTTATCTTTCTTTACATTATCATTAGTAAGTGTTGAACAAAGGCACTCATTTCCAATTCAGATAGAACAGGTAATAAAGAACGATATAGAAAAAAGTAGCGTATCGTTAAGACCAGAAATAAAAGCCAAAGAAAAACGTGGACGTGGACGACCAAAAGGGAGTAAAAATAAAAACAAGACCGAAGTAATTCTTACGTCTGAATTACTCAGAATTAAGAAGATGATTAATGAGCTAGTCAAGCTGGTAGCTAACTTTATCCCACTGACTTACTTAGTCTTAGATGGTCATTTTGGAAACAATAATGCTTTGCAGATGGCTCGACAGGTCAACTTACATATAATTTCCAAGTTACGCCACGATTCAGCATTATACATACCTTACCAAAATCCTGACCCTAATCATCGTTCACGCCGTAAATACGGAGATAAACTAGACTGGCGTAATATTTCTGATGAATATTTGCGTCAAAGTAGTATCGAAGAGGATATCCAAACCGATAGTTACCAAGCTACTTTACTGCACAAAGAATTTGCCCAGTCCCTGAATGTAGTTATTTTGGTGAAAACAAATCTGAAAACTAATGCTCGCAGTCACGTAATTCTGTTTTCTAGTGACCTAAAGTTGTCATCTGAGAAAATAATTGACTACTACAAACTACGCTTTCAGATCGAGTTTAACTTCCGTGATGCCAAGCAATTTTGGGGATTGGAAGACTTTATGAACATCGGTCAAACTGCGGTGACTAATGCTGCTAATCTAGCATTCTTTATGGTTAATTTATCTCATCATCTTCTCGCTGATTTCCGCATCCTGAATCCCGACTCCGGCATTATTGACCTTAAGGCTCATTACCGTGGTTTTCGATATGTTCATGAAATCTTAAAAATGCTTCCAGAAATTCCTGAGCCTATTTTATTAACCCAGATTTTTGCCAAGCTTACTTCTTTAGGGCGTATTCATCACGTTTCTACGGGCGTTGAATCCTCTTAA